A single genomic interval of Adhaeribacter pallidiroseus harbors:
- a CDS encoding lipid-A-disaccharide synthase N-terminal domain-containing protein — translation MTNTNYLIYGIGLLAQLLFSARLLVQWVQSEKAGKVLSPGSFWTTSIMASILLMLYGALRDDVVIIGGQVISYFIYLRNLKLKNIWQDVPFAIRWLAILFPFISFAWLLLYDNHTWASLMAHSRISGALIAWGGLGQVVFTLRFVYQWYYSEKKQQSLIPNGFWLISLIGSLMIMSYAVFRLDPILFIGQIFGVVVYVRNFSIGSRAQKQATTIQDPEATSQPAPVSSSARAPK, via the coding sequence ATGACTAACACTAATTATCTGATATATGGCATTGGTTTACTGGCCCAGTTGTTATTTTCGGCCCGGTTGCTCGTGCAATGGGTGCAATCCGAAAAAGCCGGCAAAGTTTTATCGCCCGGTTCTTTCTGGACCACCAGCATTATGGCTTCTATCCTGCTGATGCTTTATGGTGCGCTGCGCGACGATGTGGTAATTATTGGGGGACAGGTTATCTCGTATTTTATTTACCTGCGCAATTTAAAATTAAAAAATATCTGGCAGGATGTTCCTTTTGCGATACGCTGGTTAGCCATTCTTTTTCCGTTTATTAGCTTTGCCTGGTTGCTCTTATACGATAATCATACCTGGGCTTCGCTCATGGCGCACAGCCGTATTTCGGGAGCTTTAATTGCCTGGGGTGGCTTAGGCCAAGTTGTTTTTACTTTGCGTTTTGTGTACCAATGGTATTATTCCGAAAAAAAACAACAATCCCTAATACCCAATGGATTTTGGCTTATAAGCTTAATTGGGAGTTTAATGATTATGTCGTATGCGGTTTTCCGGCTCGATCCTATTCTTTTTATCGGCCAAATATTTGGGGTAGTGGTATACGTCCGCAATTTTAGCATTGGCTCACGGGCGCAAAAACAAGCAACAACTATCCAGGATCCAGAAGCAACTTCCCAGCCGGCACCCGTCAGTAGTTCGGCCCGGGCACCTAAGTAA
- a CDS encoding DUF6252 family protein: MLNGKAWTPKGNNGTSNYDVSFDPTFDGGTFDLRTYRYPDKSGKNQYLILYAFHLSTSGTYSFSNKRSSGVSYTDHKTGCEYASRDSINTYSSGTLTITKLDLNQRIISGKFEFTLAKPGCDTIKVTDGRFDKKL, from the coding sequence TTGCTCAATGGCAAAGCTTGGACTCCTAAGGGCAACAATGGCACTTCTAACTATGATGTTTCTTTTGATCCTACTTTCGACGGGGGAACTTTTGACTTAAGAACCTACCGCTACCCGGATAAAAGTGGCAAAAATCAATACTTAATTTTATATGCTTTTCATTTATCTACTTCGGGTACCTATTCTTTCAGCAACAAACGAAGCAGTGGAGTTTCCTATACTGATCATAAAACAGGTTGTGAGTACGCTAGTAGAGATAGTATAAATACTTACTCCTCAGGTACACTGACCATCACGAAGTTAGACTTAAATCAACGTATTATCTCGGGGAAGTTTGAATTTACCTTAGCCAAACCTGGCTGCGACACCATTAAAGTAACCGATGGCCGTTTTGATAAAAAGCTGTAA
- a CDS encoding dihydrofolate reductase family protein: protein MRKLKLYSAASLDNKIARKDGAIDWLPDPNAGEGYGYQNFLATVDTLLMGYKTYEVCVGFGEWP from the coding sequence ATGCGAAAACTAAAGCTTTATAGTGCGGCCTCTCTGGATAACAAAATTGCCCGGAAAGATGGCGCTATTGATTGGCTGCCCGACCCTAATGCGGGAGAAGGCTACGGTTACCAGAATTTTCTAGCCACCGTGGATACGTTGCTAATGGGCTACAAAACCTACGAAGTTTGTGTGGGTTTCGGCGAATGGCCTTAG
- a CDS encoding HupE/UreJ family protein, whose amino-acid sequence MTDFSLYFQLGWEHILDWQGYDHILFVCALCGIYSWHNWRSVLMLVTAFTLGHSVTLALSVLHFFKISSSWIEFLIPVSIVITCLTNILKKHNWGKFVRVPYVLAMLFGFIHGLGFSNYLKSLLGRDSNIVAELFSFNLGLEGGQFLIVLVILFLSFIFTEILKAPQREWNLFLSSAIFGISFMMALERLAALIN is encoded by the coding sequence ATGACGGACTTTTCCTTGTACTTTCAGTTGGGTTGGGAACATATTCTGGATTGGCAAGGCTACGATCATATTTTGTTTGTTTGTGCCTTGTGTGGCATTTACAGCTGGCACAATTGGCGCTCGGTTTTAATGCTAGTAACGGCTTTTACCTTGGGGCATTCGGTAACTTTAGCACTTAGTGTTCTTCATTTTTTTAAAATTTCTTCTTCTTGGATCGAATTTTTGATTCCGGTTTCCATCGTGATTACCTGCCTTACTAATATTTTAAAAAAACACAATTGGGGTAAGTTTGTTCGGGTACCATACGTGTTAGCTATGTTGTTTGGCTTTATTCATGGCTTAGGCTTTTCTAACTACTTGAAAAGCCTTTTAGGGCGTGATTCCAATATTGTAGCGGAATTATTTAGTTTTAACCTCGGTTTAGAAGGGGGACAGTTCCTAATTGTATTAGTTATTCTGTTTTTATCTTTTATTTTTACCGAAATCTTGAAGGCACCCCAGCGGGAGTGGAATTTGTTCTTGTCATCGGCTATTTTTGGTATTAGCTTTATGATGGCCCTGGAACGGCTAGCTGCTTTAATTAATTAA
- a CDS encoding glycosyltransferase family 2 protein: protein MTLIAPLKKLLSLTIIVPVYNEEECLVRFCDAMDPFLQQSPMPTQVLFVNDGSRDNSLQEIKKICKNKEAYNFISLDKNYGLSTAFKAGIDHAQSTYIGYIDSDLQTSPLDFLKFFPFLAEYQMVNGIRQKRKDTFVKKISSKIANSFRRRMIQDGIADTGCPLKIMDATYAKNVPFFTGMHRFLPALFQLQGGRVKQVPVQHFERLAGYSKYHLFNRLWGPLQDTFAFRWMRKRYIRYQIAEQQQKVILQPQHD from the coding sequence ATGACCTTAATTGCTCCTTTAAAAAAATTGCTTTCCTTAACAATTATAGTTCCGGTTTATAACGAAGAAGAATGCTTGGTGCGTTTTTGCGATGCCATGGATCCTTTTTTGCAACAATCGCCGATGCCCACCCAGGTTCTTTTTGTGAACGACGGTTCCCGGGATAACAGTTTGCAGGAGATTAAAAAGATTTGTAAAAATAAAGAAGCTTATAATTTTATCTCCCTGGACAAGAATTATGGGCTAAGCACGGCTTTTAAAGCCGGCATTGATCATGCGCAATCTACTTATATCGGGTATATTGATTCGGATTTGCAAACGTCGCCGCTCGATTTTTTAAAATTTTTCCCCTTTTTAGCGGAATACCAGATGGTTAACGGCATTCGCCAAAAAAGGAAAGATACTTTTGTGAAAAAGATTTCTTCTAAAATTGCGAATAGCTTCCGGCGCCGGATGATTCAGGATGGAATAGCCGATACGGGTTGTCCTTTAAAAATTATGGATGCCACGTACGCCAAAAATGTACCTTTTTTTACGGGGATGCACCGCTTTTTACCGGCCTTGTTTCAGTTGCAGGGTGGCCGGGTAAAGCAAGTGCCGGTGCAACATTTTGAGCGCCTGGCGGGCTATTCTAAATATCATTTATTCAATCGCCTGTGGGGGCCGCTGCAAGATACCTTTGCCTTCCGGTGGATGCGCAAGCGGTACATCCGGTACCAGATAGCCGAACAACAGCAAAAAGTAATCTTGCAACCCCAGCATGACTAA
- a CDS encoding M1 family metallopeptidase translates to MKHFFLALLFTGSLSTASWAQIKNNPESNHGNKFEQLGTIIQDPNMYRSASGAPGPRYWQQRADYDIDVELDDQKQRIAGSETVTYYNNSPDPLSYIWLQLDENEHNPKSDNQKFDESSMKEKMSIADVQAIMGHNQDLGVKIEKLTDGSGKALKYTINQTMLRMELPKTLKPGERFKFKVNWNYNISDRMTIAGRGGYEYFAEDGNYLYTISQWYPRLAVYSDFQGWQNKQFTGRGEFALTFGNFKVNITTPADHVVGATGECQNYSKMLTSAQLKRWNQSKNATSPVEIVTLDEVKDMMKVKSTKKKTWTYVATNVRDFAFVSSRRIVWDAMGTNVEGKKVMAMSYYGPEAYPLYNRYSTKVVAHTLKSYSKHSIAYPYPVAISVEAANGMEYPMICFNYGRAEKDGTYSEATKYGMIGVIIHEVGHNFFPMIVNSDERQWTWMDEGLNTFLQYLAEQEWDNNYPSQRGPAHKIVDYMRLPKDQLEPIMTNSENIVRFGPNAYAKPATALNVLRETIMGRELFDYAFKQYAKRWAFKHPTPADLFRTMEDASAVDLDWFWRGWFFGIDPVDIAISDVKYYRLDTKNPEVENLEAKAARERTEYNIGRERNRQEGTKFAVEQDTSLQDFYNKWDRFAVTPATRSAFNEYYAGLTPEEKALYDTKTNFYEVDFANVGGLVAPLILEWTYVDGTKEIERISPYIWRKNENKITKVFAKAKEVKSIKLDPFRETADIEENNNSWPTEYAPSKFELFKQKTAPRGSSTGANPMQQNRQSPNQVKQ, encoded by the coding sequence ATGAAACACTTTTTTTTAGCTTTACTTTTTACCGGCAGCCTCAGTACTGCATCCTGGGCACAAATAAAAAATAATCCGGAATCAAATCACGGTAATAAATTTGAACAACTCGGTACCATTATCCAGGATCCCAATATGTACCGTTCCGCCTCGGGAGCACCCGGCCCTCGGTATTGGCAGCAACGCGCCGATTACGACATAGACGTAGAACTCGATGACCAAAAGCAACGCATTGCGGGTTCGGAAACCGTAACGTACTACAACAACTCGCCCGATCCCTTATCTTACATTTGGCTGCAACTCGACGAAAACGAACATAATCCCAAGAGCGACAATCAAAAGTTCGACGAAAGCTCCATGAAGGAAAAAATGTCGATCGCGGATGTGCAGGCCATTATGGGGCATAATCAGGATTTGGGCGTTAAAATTGAAAAACTCACCGATGGTAGCGGCAAAGCGCTGAAGTATACCATTAACCAAACCATGTTGCGCATGGAACTGCCCAAAACGCTGAAGCCTGGCGAACGGTTTAAATTTAAAGTAAACTGGAACTACAACATCTCGGACCGGATGACCATTGCCGGCCGGGGTGGTTACGAGTATTTTGCCGAAGATGGCAATTATTTATACACTATTTCGCAGTGGTACCCGCGCTTAGCTGTGTATTCCGATTTTCAGGGTTGGCAAAATAAGCAGTTTACCGGCCGGGGGGAGTTTGCCTTAACTTTTGGAAACTTTAAAGTAAATATTACGACCCCCGCCGACCACGTGGTGGGCGCTACCGGCGAATGCCAGAACTACAGCAAAATGTTAACCTCGGCGCAATTAAAGCGTTGGAACCAATCCAAGAATGCTACTTCGCCCGTGGAAATTGTAACCCTGGACGAAGTAAAAGACATGATGAAAGTTAAGTCCACGAAGAAGAAAACCTGGACTTACGTGGCTACCAACGTGCGTGATTTTGCCTTTGTCTCGTCGCGCCGGATTGTGTGGGATGCCATGGGCACCAACGTAGAAGGCAAAAAAGTAATGGCCATGTCGTACTACGGACCAGAAGCGTATCCTTTGTATAACCGCTATTCTACCAAAGTGGTAGCGCATACTTTAAAATCATATTCTAAACACAGCATTGCGTACCCTTACCCGGTGGCTATTTCGGTGGAAGCGGCAAATGGCATGGAATACCCCATGATTTGCTTTAACTACGGTCGCGCCGAGAAAGACGGTACGTACTCCGAAGCAACCAAATACGGCATGATCGGTGTAATTATTCACGAGGTAGGTCATAACTTTTTCCCGATGATTGTAAACTCCGACGAACGGCAATGGACCTGGATGGACGAAGGATTAAATACTTTTTTGCAGTATTTAGCGGAGCAAGAGTGGGATAATAATTATCCGTCGCAGCGCGGACCGGCGCACAAAATTGTAGATTATATGCGTTTGCCGAAAGACCAGTTAGAACCTATTATGACTAACTCGGAAAATATTGTGCGGTTTGGGCCAAACGCCTACGCAAAACCCGCTACGGCTTTAAATGTTTTGCGCGAAACCATAATGGGCCGCGAATTATTTGATTATGCCTTTAAACAATACGCTAAACGTTGGGCTTTTAAACATCCCACTCCCGCCGACTTATTCCGGACCATGGAAGACGCCTCAGCTGTGGATTTAGATTGGTTCTGGCGCGGTTGGTTCTTTGGCATTGACCCGGTGGATATTGCTATTTCGGATGTGAAGTATTACCGCCTCGACACTAAAAATCCGGAAGTAGAAAACCTGGAAGCCAAAGCCGCCCGAGAGCGCACCGAATACAACATCGGACGGGAGCGCAACCGGCAGGAGGGAACCAAGTTTGCCGTAGAACAGGATACTTCTTTACAGGATTTTTATAATAAATGGGATCGCTTTGCGGTAACGCCGGCCACCCGGTCCGCTTTTAACGAGTATTATGCGGGCTTAACTCCCGAAGAAAAAGCTTTGTACGATACTAAAACCAACTTCTACGAAGTAGATTTTGCTAACGTAGGCGGACTTGTTGCCCCACTAATTCTGGAGTGGACGTACGTGGATGGTACGAAAGAAATCGAGCGGATTTCGCCGTATATCTGGCGGAAAAATGAAAACAAAATCACGAAAGTTTTTGCCAAAGCCAAAGAGGTAAAAAGTATCAAGTTGGATCCGTTCCGCGAGACGGCCGATATTGAAGAAAATAATAATTCCTGGCCGACGGAGTATGCCCCTTCTAAGTTTGAATTATTTAAACAGAAAACAGCTCCGCGTGGGTCCTCAACGGGGGCTAATCCCATGCAGCAAAATCGGCAAAGCCCCAATCAGGTAAAACAATAA
- a CDS encoding AraC family transcriptional regulator, translating to MKRYIQYEPFNIYVFTAAEWQHPVHKHSYFEIIFIRSGQGQHFINGNTFNYAAGDVFLLGPEDYHYFLIEEITTFCYLRFTEAFVQEPVIPTGPNWPRTVHLLLNAPYQSCGSLVSDAKEKETIEHLLPVLLQEYERSSESSYELIMNSLMKAILGILARNVVQEKGVAAKDPKSAQLIEEILSYISQNIQQPEQLRIEQLVEKFNYSAGYLSIFFKRQTGESLQQYILKYKLKMIQHRLQFSNRSISQITYEFGFTDGSHLNKLFKKYYGVTPGEFRSKLLEKVNSDTHSYNFSDR from the coding sequence ATGAAGCGCTACATTCAATACGAACCCTTTAATATTTATGTATTTACGGCCGCCGAATGGCAGCACCCGGTACATAAACACAGTTATTTTGAAATAATTTTTATCCGGAGCGGCCAAGGCCAGCATTTTATTAATGGCAACACTTTTAATTATGCGGCCGGCGATGTTTTCTTACTAGGCCCGGAAGATTACCATTACTTTCTGATAGAAGAAATTACCACTTTTTGCTACCTGCGTTTTACGGAAGCCTTTGTGCAGGAACCCGTTATTCCAACCGGACCTAATTGGCCCCGGACGGTGCACTTATTGTTAAATGCCCCTTATCAATCCTGCGGCAGTTTGGTTTCGGATGCTAAAGAAAAAGAAACGATAGAACACTTGCTCCCGGTATTGTTGCAGGAGTATGAACGCAGTTCCGAAAGCTCTTACGAGTTAATCATGAACAGCCTGATGAAAGCTATTTTGGGTATATTGGCCCGGAACGTAGTTCAGGAAAAAGGAGTGGCGGCTAAAGACCCCAAAAGCGCCCAGCTGATTGAAGAAATTTTATCTTACATCAGCCAAAACATTCAGCAACCCGAGCAGCTGCGGATAGAGCAATTAGTTGAAAAATTCAATTATTCCGCGGGGTATTTAAGCATTTTTTTCAAAAGGCAAACCGGCGAATCGTTGCAGCAATATATCCTAAAATACAAACTTAAAATGATTCAGCACCGGTTGCAGTTCAGCAACCGCAGCATTTCGCAGATTACTTACGAATTCGGCTTTACGGATGGCAGCCATTTAAATAAATTATTTAAAAAATACTACGGTGTAACTCCCGGTGAATTTCGCAGCAAGCTATTAGAAAAAGTAAACAGCGATACGCACTCCTATAATTTTAGCGATCGCTAG
- a CDS encoding dihydrofolate reductase family protein, whose product MKTVIPEAQVVNPDPVTFTQELLYQKGQDIWLLGGGEIITLLHNAGLIDEYILAFIPIILGEGIALFPNGQNQENLKLSKHQVYSNGVVMLYFSKSLPQETTLT is encoded by the coding sequence ATGAAAACAGTTATTCCGGAAGCGCAAGTGGTAAACCCAGACCCAGTTACTTTTACGCAGGAGTTACTCTACCAAAAAGGACAAGATATCTGGCTCCTTGGAGGTGGTGAAATAATTACGTTATTACACAATGCCGGTTTAATTGACGAATACATTCTGGCGTTTATTCCCATAATTCTGGGTGAGGGCATTGCCTTGTTCCCGAATGGGCAAAACCAGGAAAATTTAAAATTAAGCAAACACCAGGTTTATTCTAATGGAGTTGTAATGCTTTACTTTAGTAAGTCATTGCCTCAGGAAACCACGTTAACGTAA
- a CDS encoding DUF6702 family protein — MLSFIIILLLHVSSGLHPFFVSITEIRQNEKTKNLEVSSRIFFDDLEKTLEKKYKVKVNILKPENPRQVNELIASYLQERLQIRVNGKLVKLKYLGFEIEEEAAWCYLEAPQTTLLKRLDIEDAILFDAHPLQQNMVHVTVGNKRLSTKLDNPESRYTFQF, encoded by the coding sequence ATGTTATCTTTTATTATTATTTTGTTGTTACATGTAAGTTCCGGGCTGCACCCCTTTTTTGTAAGCATTACGGAAATACGTCAAAATGAAAAAACTAAAAACCTGGAAGTTAGCAGCCGGATTTTTTTTGACGACTTGGAGAAGACTCTCGAAAAGAAGTATAAAGTAAAAGTAAATATCTTAAAGCCCGAAAATCCCAGGCAGGTAAACGAACTGATTGCCAGCTATTTACAAGAACGTTTGCAAATTCGGGTGAACGGAAAATTGGTGAAACTAAAATACTTAGGTTTTGAGATTGAAGAAGAAGCCGCCTGGTGTTATTTAGAAGCACCGCAAACCACCCTGCTCAAGCGCTTGGATATTGAAGATGCAATTTTGTTTGATGCCCACCCGCTGCAGCAAAACATGGTTCACGTAACGGTTGGGAACAAACGGCTAAGCACGAAACTAGATAATCCGGAAAGCAGGTATACTTTTCAGTTTTAA
- a CDS encoding NAD-dependent epimerase/dehydratase family protein: MSVTQRILVTGSAGFIGHHLLLALAKLPYLVYGLDSVNNYYDPELKTGRLKVQGFESNNVPENTVVASQQYANVFFTKLDLIDAPALSKLFEEQNFDIVINLAAQAGVRHSMEDPQSYVASNLVGFANLLECCRRFKIKHLLFASSSSVYGNNSQIPFATTHATDTPVSFYAATKKANEVMAHSYAHLYQIPTTGLRFFTVYGPWGRPDMAYYSFTKAIMAETPIKIYNHGNMLRDFTYVDDVVQSIIRLISLAPALSSSPGAPFKILNIGNSKPEQLLELISLLEKLLQKKAILDLQPMPPGDVPTTYADVSELEALTNFRPNTSLEAGLIEFISWYTRYSENNYLPVR; encoded by the coding sequence ATGAGCGTAACGCAGCGTATTTTAGTTACCGGAAGTGCGGGTTTTATTGGTCACCATCTGTTGCTAGCATTGGCAAAGCTGCCTTACCTGGTTTATGGCCTGGATTCGGTAAACAATTACTACGATCCCGAGTTAAAAACGGGCCGTTTAAAGGTGCAAGGATTTGAATCGAATAATGTTCCGGAAAACACGGTAGTTGCCAGCCAACAATATGCTAACGTATTTTTTACGAAGCTCGATTTGATTGATGCTCCTGCTTTAAGTAAATTATTTGAAGAACAAAATTTTGACATTGTCATAAATCTGGCGGCCCAAGCCGGAGTACGCCATAGCATGGAAGACCCGCAATCGTACGTGGCCAGTAATTTAGTAGGGTTTGCCAATTTACTCGAATGTTGCCGACGCTTTAAAATCAAGCATTTATTGTTTGCTTCTTCCAGTAGCGTATACGGGAATAACTCCCAAATTCCGTTTGCTACTACGCATGCCACCGATACCCCCGTTTCTTTTTACGCCGCTACTAAAAAGGCCAACGAAGTAATGGCCCATAGTTACGCCCACCTTTACCAAATTCCTACTACCGGTTTGCGTTTTTTTACGGTATACGGTCCCTGGGGCCGACCGGATATGGCTTATTACTCCTTTACGAAAGCCATTATGGCCGAAACTCCCATTAAAATTTACAATCACGGGAATATGCTCCGCGACTTTACTTATGTCGATGACGTGGTGCAAAGTATAATCCGGTTAATTTCGTTAGCGCCGGCGCTAAGTTCCTCTCCGGGGGCGCCTTTTAAGATACTAAACATTGGTAACAGCAAGCCGGAACAATTACTTGAACTCATTTCTTTACTCGAAAAATTGCTTCAGAAAAAAGCCATTCTGGACCTGCAACCCATGCCTCCCGGCGATGTACCAACCACTTATGCCGATGTTAGCGAACTGGAAGCATTAACGAACTTCCGGCCTAATACTTCTCTGGAAGCTGGCCTAATTGAGTTTATAAGTTGGTATACCCGTTACTCCGAAAATAATTATCTGCCAGTGCGGTAA
- a CDS encoding DMT family transporter, translated as MFEVGFTTCLKLSNNFPNYLWAAGLFICITMSFLVLNKAIQTTPMRTAYAIWTGTGLKEP; from the coding sequence TTGTTCGAAGTAGGTTTTACCACTTGTTTAAAATTATCTAACAATTTTCCGAATTATCTTTGGGCCGCTGGCTTATTTATTTGTATAACCATGAGCTTTTTGGTATTGAATAAAGCCATCCAAACTACACCCATGAGAACTGCTTATGCCATTTGGACCGGAACTGGCCTGAAGGAACCGTGA
- a CDS encoding ArnT family glycosyltransferase yields MPQIRNKTTSLLQNTAVQVTLLMLVLYATFFQNLQALEPSLMEARNFITVREITQNGTWLIPTLNGQPRLAKPPLPTWLTAFSILGADDLYDLAALRFPAACVSALLVFFLYLFTRRLTRDRYLPFLAGLVLATSFSFFNIGRQGTWDIYCHSFMMGGIWLLVTGLQAENKAWGIFAGSGLLMGFSFLSKGPVSFYALLLPFLISYAWGYGTSNLKKHRTGIIIVTIICLLVSLAWPFYVYLQEPARMATNISNESTAWVNRHVKPFWFYISFPWQAGIWAIFAVTALVIPYARRRIALYGNYRFLSSWVFSCFILLSLIPEKKERYLLPLLMPLALLTAYYLRYMWEVFQNKAATKSDRVVFLINTVVYVLISLALPVMLYILGYQHNLITTTTLIWSSCLFLILAVCFVQFFLKKDFRLFLAAAVILHVVALFFLIPRYQSLVHPVKNYVGLDQVRQIKELHVVPFYAVQEISPEHIWEVGKQVDTISWNRQQLQLPKTLPAAIFSKFALNRGMLPQFNLRLQKIGRYQYDRRHPERVYYVYYLTAGKQTASDR; encoded by the coding sequence ATGCCCCAGATACGTAACAAAACTACCTCTCTATTACAAAACACCGCGGTTCAGGTTACTTTGCTGATGTTGGTACTGTACGCCACCTTTTTTCAGAACCTGCAAGCTCTTGAACCATCGTTAATGGAAGCCCGCAACTTTATAACCGTGCGGGAAATTACCCAAAACGGTACCTGGCTGATACCTACTTTAAACGGACAGCCGCGTCTGGCTAAACCCCCTTTACCTACCTGGCTCACGGCTTTTTCTATTTTGGGGGCTGATGACTTATACGATTTGGCCGCGCTGCGATTTCCGGCCGCTTGTGTTTCGGCGCTGCTGGTTTTTTTCTTGTACTTGTTTACCCGTAGGCTCACCCGCGACCGGTATTTGCCGTTCCTGGCGGGGTTAGTACTGGCTACTTCTTTTTCTTTTTTTAATATTGGTCGGCAAGGTACCTGGGATATTTACTGCCATTCGTTTATGATGGGCGGTATTTGGTTGTTAGTAACGGGTTTGCAAGCAGAAAACAAAGCCTGGGGTATTTTTGCAGGCAGTGGTTTATTAATGGGCTTCTCTTTTTTAAGTAAAGGCCCGGTTTCTTTTTATGCTTTATTACTTCCGTTTTTAATAAGCTATGCTTGGGGTTATGGCACGAGTAACTTAAAAAAACACCGAACCGGAATAATAATAGTTACCATCATCTGCTTACTGGTTAGTCTAGCCTGGCCCTTTTATGTTTACCTGCAGGAACCAGCCAGAATGGCTACCAACATTTCCAATGAGAGTACGGCCTGGGTAAACCGGCACGTAAAGCCTTTCTGGTTTTATATCAGTTTTCCGTGGCAGGCCGGCATCTGGGCTATTTTCGCGGTAACGGCTTTAGTGATACCCTACGCTCGGCGGCGCATTGCACTTTATGGGAATTACCGGTTTCTGAGTAGTTGGGTATTTAGCTGCTTTATATTGTTATCGCTGATTCCGGAAAAAAAAGAGCGTTACTTACTTCCTTTGCTCATGCCTTTAGCTTTGCTTACCGCATATTACCTGCGGTATATGTGGGAAGTTTTTCAAAATAAAGCGGCTACCAAATCCGACCGCGTTGTATTTCTAATTAACACGGTGGTTTATGTATTAATCTCGCTTGCCCTGCCGGTAATGCTTTACATCTTAGGATACCAGCACAATTTAATTACTACAACTACTTTAATCTGGAGCAGTTGTTTGTTTCTGATCCTGGCAGTATGCTTCGTGCAGTTTTTTTTAAAAAAAGACTTTCGATTGTTTTTAGCGGCAGCCGTAATTTTGCATGTAGTAGCTCTTTTCTTTTTAATACCGCGTTACCAGAGCCTGGTGCACCCAGTAAAAAATTACGTGGGATTAGATCAAGTTCGGCAAATCAAAGAACTACACGTAGTTCCGTTTTATGCCGTACAGGAAATATCGCCGGAGCATATTTGGGAAGTGGGTAAACAAGTAGATACCATATCCTGGAACCGCCAGCAACTGCAACTACCCAAAACGCTGCCAGCCGCCATTTTTTCTAAATTTGCGCTTAATCGGGGCATGTTACCCCAGTTCAACTTACGCTTACAAAAAATTGGACGGTACCAGTACGATCGCCGGCACCCGGAAAGAGTGTATTATGTTTATTACCTAACGGCGGGTAAGCAAACCGCTAGCGATCGCTAA